The genomic stretch ATTTCATCCTTTTCAGTAGTGCCTTTTTTCCTCTTTGTCTTGTGTTTCATTTGCTCCTCCGCactcacatttttgtctttcttgcCTTTCTTTGGCACCTTCtctccttcttcctcctccttaacatgttcatgtttcacctTTGTCCCCTCATCTTGTACCGTTTTCTTCTTCTCATTCTTTTGGATGAGTCCTTTGTCATCTGCAACTTCGGTAGTGTTTGTCTGAATAATCGCACTTTTCTCTTTCTTGGCTTTCTTTGCCACTTTATCTTCCTCTACTGTAATGTTTGCATCTTTGGTTTGATTCTTCAACTTTTTCTTTGGACTTTTTCCCTCTTCTTTTACTGGTCCCAGTTCAGTCCCCACCTGCTTGTCAGTCATCTCTTTCTTTTTTagcttatttttcttcacttttttGTCGTTTTCATCCATAACATCAAGACCATTTGTGTGATTCAAAAAGTCAGTGActgatttcttcttctttttctttgtcttcttctcttgcacctcacctcctcctccctgCCAAGACTCGTCTTCTTTAATTGTCGAGTCCTGTTTTTTTGCTTTCGTCTTTTTCTTGTTATCATCTGCGGCGTTTGCAATTTCACATGGCAAGGTCCgtcttttcttgtgttttttctctTCAAGATTCTCACCGCCCTCCTCCTCGATCTTCATTTTCGCTTTGCCCTGCGGCCTTTGAACAGAAGAGCTCCTGTGGTTTTCCTGcgcaaataaaatacatgttaaCCATtcaatacctttttttttctaatatgatTACCACTCAGATGATGCAGTGGTTGTGTGTATCAACAAACCTTCCACCACTGCTTAGGGAGAGATTCTTGATCAACGTCTTTTTGCAGAACCAGTCGCTTCACCTATTGGGAGAAGAAAACCAAACTAAATAGAACTGGCACCGAATACAGTGGAGCTTCTGTGTTTGTGATTAATCTGTTCCAACGGGTTGTCtaaaaccaaataataaaaaaaaaactatttttcccATAGGATATAATGTAATTCCAATTAATCTGTCACTCAAAAATGCCAACACAAAGCACGTTTGACATAGAATgattagttttacatgcaggaaTGCCTATAAATTACAAATCAAAGGGATAACAtttacaaaacagaaaaaaacaaaataacaaagttgCTGtaataggagaccagggttcaattccaccctcggccatctctgtgtgaagtttgcatgttctccccgtgcatgcgtgggttttctccgggtactccggtttcctcccacattccaaaaacatgctaggttaattggcgactccaaattgtccataggtatgaatgtgagtgtgaatggttgtttgtctatatgtgccctgtgattggctggccaccagttcagggtgttgCTGTAATGGTATgagaagacaaaatattatggaaataatgtcataattacgaAGAGAACATTTTCTCGCAAGATCCTGTGACCCCCCCGCAATTAAAagatatttgggtttttttttttaattaacattttttattacacaCTTGAGTCTTTTCTcactaaaatatacaaataaaacagtTAAAATTGTCTTTTAAATGAAATTGTGCCCAGGTTATGAATACAACCAGGCTTTACTGTACCTCGACATAACTTACCTGATCAATAGCAATCTTGCTAGATGTTGATGGAGTCCTTTCAGAAATAAAGATCACTTCCTCATCAGAATCCgtctgaaatgaatgaatgaaataaacaatGTAAGTAGTTTTGCCTTTTTCAGTgtagtatttttaaaagaagtggCACCTGGTTCCAGTCTCTCTGTTGCAGTTTAATTTGAACAGCATATTATGCTACCACTAgctttataaaataatactaagtTATGTGTTTACACTAAATGAGACTAAAGAAAGGTTCTACTATAACTACAACGACATTGCTTGCATTGTGTTGGACTTTAAAATAATGCTTCAGTAGCATTACTAACATGTTTTCATTGTGagtttaaaaacacaaagaaatctGCAATCGTGTTGAGCGGAATGTGTTGATTCGAAGCATGCTAGCTTTCACTGTGTTGCTACGAAGCGGCaaataaaaagtaacatttCTTAACGAACGCGCAGTCAAACATAAtaagatatatacatatatatacattgcGTACATGGttttataatacaaatatgtcAGTCTTTTCACTTACTTTGAACAACTTATTAATTCACGTGTAAAAGCGTTGATCttctgaaccaggaagtagtttgGTTCCGCTTCCGGTTAGCAACGAGACGCGCGTCCAGGCCGACGAGCTGTGGCTTATGAagtttgtactgtatatgtaagtatttatcaccattatttatgttatttcagTACATTAATTGTTCGTGTCATTTCTTACATTTACAATTCAAGTTTCACGTAATCGAACTAGTATTGATATTACTGAATACTGTATGCGCagtcattattttttgttgtgataGTTTATTCAGTAGATTCATTATTAGCTAATGCTAATAGCTTAAAttctaacaaaatgaaaatagctaaattaGTACCGATTTCACACATAATTAATCTtgcttttgatttatttattttgtgtacatgTACAGTGAGAGCTAATTTAACTGGAGTCAAATTCCTCATTTGTGTAAGCATACTTGGCCACTAAAGCTGATTGTCATTTTCAAAACTGGTAACAAGCGTCAATCCACTAACTACCAAGCAGTTTCTTTATTGCCACAATTTTCTAATATCATTCAAAATCTATTTAACAACAAGTGAGAGACATGTATAAATTAGAATGAATTACTCCCGAACAGTAAACATTTTCAACTCATAACCGAGGAAATGACTAACGCTGTAGACCATAGAGAGTGCAGTATTTATAGATTTAACAAAATCATTTGAGAGAATTAATCACAGTATCTTAAAAGTATAACACCGTGGAGTCAGAAGTTTAGTTTTGAATTGTGTAAAAAGCTACTTGGCAAACACGATGCAATATATGAAGCCAGGAGTTCAAGTTGAAAACTATCTGATGGCATACCCCAGGGGTCTATACTGCGACCCAAACTATTCAAAACTGTAAATGTCATATATTAAGCCACAAAAGACCTAAAGCTAATTAGAGACAATTCTACCACATTTTGTTCTGGAGAAGTGCTAATACATACATATGGGGTAATACAAATAGACggcaaaaataaacaacataaagtgGTAAGAAATACTTTAATAccaaacaaatgtgttttttttttaaattttactatATCTAAAGTATTGTGCAGAGATATTGTGAAATAACTACTATAAAAGTACTTCACTGACTGAGGTCATTtaagataattcataatactggTTATAGAGAATGTACTAGCAATTGATGTTAAACTATGAGGgtggtaggattaaataagcttttggGCCTGTGAAATTGTAAATTGCAATGCATTGTATTGTATGTGATGTACATGAAAGCTGATGTTTACCAGTCTTTGCCATATTGCTATCATTacctgacaacaaacataaccaGCGAActtgtattatgtatgtattaccTCGGCTTTGCTGGCATCCGCAAAGCAGGAACTTGGCACCCTCTTGGCAGCTGGAAGAATCTTTCATGGAAATACTTTATTCTCttattgaaaatatattaatgTGTGGTTtctgacaaataaaaataaccaaaaaatagtaataataaacaatgaaaaaggACAGGAGACAAATAGCAAATGAAGGCAACATTTAGGAGAAAATGTGCACTGATGTATTAGCCACTCTGTGCAAATCACATTACAAACATTCATGTTATGCTGCCTTAAAACGGTGACAGTGCAATTGCCATTAAAGGTAAATACCAGTGCTTCTCACATTTGATGAACAAACTTGATTAAAAGTCGATTAAATCATAATATCACGTAATCATGTACACATAATGTTTGCAGGATATAAAATTGTAGCATAAAATCTCACTCACAAAAGCAACATTGCAGAAACCTGAACAATAGCTCATTAATTAGCAAAAACAGATTTGGTCCAAAATGTTCCCAGTGATATGATTAGATTGGCCTTTAAGTAAAATTGCTGTTTCTGCTTAAGGTTTTAATATTCATACATTTGATTTGAAAGCAAGTTTTCTCTCAACTTTTACCCCCAAAAAATAGTAAACGGTTGCAGCAACACTGTAACTGTGGCAAGAACAGTTTGTTCACTTCTGGAAttgcaatcaatcaatcaatcaatcaactgGTTGAGAAGACTGTCAACACTGACGTCACACACTTATGGCAGCTCCAgttgtattaaaataatatttttggtgACAGAATAAAAACCATCTGTCTCTTGATGCAATTTTTGTTACTGATTTTTCTAatgttaatcattttttttcaccccgTATGGACATCCAAATCCTAGAAAACACTGAAAATCCAGACAAAAATCCAGTACGTACAATTTTACTGTTACAAGATAATCCATCTGAAATATTACCACATACAGTAGTGACCAAATTAGCTCTGATAAAGTGCAAAATGGCAGAGTCCAAGATAGCTTGGattttatatgtacatatttatatgtaaacGCTCACCGATCAACCATTTAGGTACATCTGCACATTGAATAAGATCCGGTGCGAGTTTTGATTGACGCTGTTAGATGCTGTCacaatattgtgtaatattgtgGTTGTATAACTACGCATTATACTGAATTGTTGAATTGTTTATGATACTACACAAGAGCAAATTGATCCAATTGTTGTTTTGCACCTaaaattgtgcaggtgtacttaATGTTGTAGCTGGTGAATATAGTATTAAATGGCTTTTTAGTCACCCACGTGATGCAGACTTTCTAGACATGTTTTTCTGATAATATCTGTTAGCACTCTAAATGGAAGAgtcaaatgatgaaaaatacataaaaggaCATGTGAGTCGAAGCAAGCTTGGTGGGCTGTATGCAAATGGAATGTGAATTCACATCCTGCAGATTTGTATTGGTCCTCCTTGGAACACTCCCTGACAGTGTGTTTACATATTAGATACAATGTGTGATGACGGCCTTCAGTTCAAACAAAATgtcctcatcttttttttttttttttttttacattcagcaACAACATAAATACACGAATCTCATTGTGCTGTCGTCAGTCCATCTTGTGTGATATGTTTTAGGCATCAGTTAGGCATCAGGAAATGAAGGAGCAGACGTGTGTGATGTCACGTTACCACTTTACCAGAGTCGTCTTCCAGTGTAGTTAATAGGAGCCGTGGGCATCTATGATGTGtggaaaagtcaaaatgaaaaaGTCAGATGAGTCCATTGATGACTGAGCTATTTTTAAACGGGTGTACTCACCGTACCGCCATTCATAACAAGAGCCATTTCAGTCGGTTGGTAGACATGACCTCTGAAAGCGATTCCGGGGCGAATGCTCCCGTGACTGCTTGGGTAGTTTCCACTGCGGAGACCTGACAGACAGCACGGTAAAAATGAAAGGAGTCAGTCACCGTAACTGATCACTAAAGTAGGGATTCTCAACCGGTGGCTCGTGACCAGACCGTATTCGGTGTGTTTTACGAGCACATCTCTGCGACTGACCTTTCaactcaccaaaaaaaaaattccagtgTGATCGGCGTCTAATAATATCATGGTACATACCATTTCTGGCTaacttgaacattttttttataaacatttaAGTGCATATAGTGCACAggcggtggcacggcggtcgagtggttagcgcgcagacctcacagctaggaaaccagggttcaattccaccctcggccatctctgtgtggagtttacatgttctccccgtgcatgcgtgggttttctccgggtactccggtttcctcccacattccaaaaacctgctcggttaattggccactccaaattgtccataggtatgaatgtgagtgtgaatggttgtttgtctatatgtgccctgtgattggctggcgaccagtccagggtgtaccccgcctctcgcccaaagacagctgggataggctccagcaccccctgcgacccttgtgaggataagcggtagaaaatgaatgaatgaaattgtccgtaggtatgaatgtgagtgtgaatggttgtttgtctatatgtgccctgtgattggctggcgaccattccagggtgtacccctcctcttgcccaaagacagctgggataggctccagcacccactgccacgctcgtgaggaaaatgaatgaatgaatagtgcaCAGGCCATACTCAATACTATTATTAGACTTTGATTAGGGCTAGTTAAAAAATGGATGGCGGCCTGCATTTGGCTCGCAGGCCTTAGTTTGGTCACCCCTGCTTGAGTGGGGATGTAACATGCCGTCGGTGGCTCACAAAATGGTTGGTGAGCAGGAGAGGCTCACTAAAGAGAGAGAGTCTCATCACTGCAGGTCATGTTGTGCCGTGTGGGGGAATTCAGCCCACAATGCAGACTCCTAGGTGTGATGGTAGCACACAGACTGGGAGGCAAATTTATTGTAATACAGAATGTGTATTACAAGAAACTGGTTTTATTGTTGTGAATATTTCTGTTTCTTCACTTTGGTGTGCACCCTTGGCTGTGTTTTGATGAGTCCAGTGTTCTTGGCGTGACATCACAGCCAAGATGGCTGCAGTTCAAATAACTTGCAGGGGTGTGTTTGATTTTGCGTCCTGAGCACTTTAAAGTGTGATGATGTGTTTTACTAGTGCAATATACGTGTATCTAATAACAGCCATTGGATGAATTACAGCCATATTTGACATACTGCATGTGACAATATATCTATATGgtataaatatgtaaacattttttgatAACTTTTAAAGGGGAATAATTATGCTCACTTtgtatattgagttgtggactcctatagagcagctagacttgataacccacacagaaagctttctagagctttcagaatctgcacctattccagctgtattttcttccgggtttgatttattccacccacagcccgcctccaggccaCACTCAGCTTgcacagctaacagcttgtacagcttgtacccgggcactaATGAAGTCACTGGTTGGATTGAGATGGAGATTTCTCACAAAGctaactgtgatgtcacagtgagctggtgttagaaaaaaaaactctctgaaaccaacGTTCAGAGCCCAATTGTCCCATTCTTTCAGGGCTTGCTTCTTCATTATCTGATACTTTGGCATCgtataacacaataatacaacattttaacaatatttatagttcagaaaagtgtaaaaatttgTGAATTAATCAAGTTTATCTACCTAGCTTTCTGTACTCTGTACTACAAAAAaggactttatttattttaataattttgtactcgggcggcacggtggtctaggggttagcacacagacctcacagctaggagaccagggttcaattccaccctcgggcatctctgtgtggagtttgcatgttctccccgtgcatgcgtgggttttctccgggtactccggtttcctcccacattccaaaaacatgctaggttaattggcgactccaaattgtccataggtatgaatgtgagtgtgaatggttgtttgtctatatgtgccctgtgattggctggtgtaccccgccttatgcccgaagacaactgggataggctccagcaccccgcgaccctcgtgaggaaaagcggtagaaaatgaatgaatgaataattttgtaCTCATTTACATGCCACAGAATTTAAACAATTTGCGTTTCTCCGTGGTTGCCTAGCAACTACACACTTACAGCTGGTTTTTGCTCCCACTTGGTGTCAAAAGTGCGACCTCCTATGTTCCACTTTTAAGACCGCGTTCAAACAGAAATgtgcaacaacaacactgacagacacacacatagcGTGGGCGTACTTGCACTGTGCTCCTCCATAGAAAAGGCCTGGTTTTCCTGGAAGGCTTGATGAGAATGTGCAGAGAGCTCGTCTCTGAAGTGTGGAGGAGGTGTCGTCTCGCTGGTGTCAAAGAAATCTTGCGTGCCACATTGTGGACGGTTCCAGAGGCACAGGTGGCTCTCTGGAATGGCGTGGAACAGCAGCAGAATCCAGCCCTGGACGATGAGGGCCACCGCCAGAGCAGGCTCATCCAGAAGACGGTCTTCTGCCTTTTCCGCTCCTCCGCCTGACCTCCCCGCTTTTCCCCTGAGCCTCACCGCTTGGCTCCCGTAAAGATAGAAGCCGAGCCAGGCCACCCAAAGCAACGCTGATGCAAGACTTGCCAGGAAGAGCCATACTGCGTTACATTTCCATCTCCTTTTGTCGTTCTCTCCTTCTCTATCCTCCTCACTGTCATGCGGTGCCTCGACTCCAAACTCGCCCCCACATAACACCACCCCTAGAGAGAGCCCCATAGCTATGAGGAGCAGCCCTAGGGTGTAGCTGCATGTCAAAGCAAAGTCCAGAGGTGGATATTCACAGGCTGGGTGTCCCTCCCTGACTACAGTGAGAAGGACCCATTCAGCAGAGATGATCCCCTGAACCAAGGCCAAGGCCAGGCCAAGTGCAGCCAGCGAGCTACCTGAGGGGCTTGACTTCCCGACCACCAACCTCCTAAGACGCACACCTTGCACCAATAAGCTAGAGAAGCACAGGGCAAAAAGGGGGCCCCAGAAGGCCCTGCGAATCACACACAGAATCTGATTCTTTCCCACGAGGAAAGCAATAGAAATTAGGAATATTCCAAGTAGCGTGCCCAGGAGCAGGAGAAGCGGTCCCACGCCAGATCGTCTGGCTGGGTCAGAGATCGAGCGCAGTTTGACGAGCAGGAGCGTAGACAGGATCAGCGAGGTGAGGCCCCCGCTGCAGGCCAACGCCTCCAGAACAACACCCCACACTGACTCCAGGTCACACAGTACTCTGTACGAAGGTTTCACATTCTCACTGCATCCCAGCGGAGGAGGAGGTGATGGGTGCGATGTGCAATAGCCGATGAGCAGCAAGAGGAAGATGGTGAAAGCGTTGACAGCCATCTTGAAGGGATAAAGAGGAGATGAACCAGTTAAATAAAAGAGACAAAAGACAAGGTTTCGGTCATCACAGAGATGaattaaatgtacaaaatatgcattttcaaaAGCCTGTCACATATCAGACATTAATATTCTTCTCTTTGGAAACACACTCATGCACTCACGGCACAAAACAGAACTGCTTTTAGCACTGGGCAATAGTTTCCATGGTAACGGAAACAGCGTGGGCTGACATCGTACACTGGGCTTTGAGATGTCGAGCTTTAGGAACCAAAAACACAGACACGCACGCATCTGATAATTAAGCATACTAGTGAGGACCTGATGTAATAATCTAGAATTTTTGTAAATCAAACACAGCAGCAGAAACACTAACATTTACTATATTTATGCATCTTCCAGTGAAATTGTTCCAAACTTACcttattttaataattcataacAAAGAGGTGTCTCATTCTTCCATTCATCCTTTGGCACCAAGTCAAATTTTAGGCTTGCAGAGACCAAACAGCTTCCATGTTGCATTTGAAAATGTCCCGTAAGTTCTTTTGTCAAATAGATGACGTCTGGCTGCTGCTGAGCCGCAACAACTTCCTCTCTTCTCCCTTTTTCAGTGTCCTCTTCCTGGCACCCTTCTATCCCTCCGCTTGCTCCGACTCAGTCTGTCTGCTTGTTTCTCTCTCCCTGCTTCATGCTGACTGTGCGGAGGTGTCAACAGAGATGCAATCCCAGCTTTGCTGGCGCTCACCCACACATAGGAAGCAGGGACT from Doryrhamphus excisus isolate RoL2022-K1 chromosome 1, RoL_Dexc_1.0, whole genome shotgun sequence encodes the following:
- the gprc5bb gene encoding G protein-coupled receptor, class C, group 5, member Bb → MAVNAFTIFLLLLIGYCTSHPSPPPPLGCSENVKPSYRVLCDLESVWGVVLEALACSGGLTSLILSTLLLVKLRSISDPARRSGVGPLLLLLGTLLGIFLISIAFLVGKNQILCVIRRAFWGPLFALCFSSLLVQGVRLRRLVVGKSSPSGSSLAALGLALALVQGIISAEWVLLTVVREGHPACEYPPLDFALTCSYTLGLLLIAMGLSLGVVLCGGEFGVEAPHDSEEDREGENDKRRWKCNAVWLFLASLASALLWVAWLGFYLYGSQAVRLRGKAGRSGGGAEKAEDRLLDEPALAVALIVQGWILLLFHAIPESHLCLWNRPQCGTQDFFDTSETTPPPHFRDELSAHSHQAFQENQAFSMEEHSASLRSGNYPSSHGSIRPGIAFRGHVYQPTEMALVMNGGTMPTAPINYTGRRLW